In a genomic window of Deltaproteobacteria bacterium:
- a CDS encoding group 1 truncated hemoglobin: MSEKKTLYERLGGYDAITAVANDLLPRLQADPQLGRFWAHRGEDGVKREKQLLIDFLCASAGGPMYYRGRDMALTHRGMRISESDWNVFLGHAAATLAKFQVPQAEQREFVAFVQSLKKDIVE; this comes from the coding sequence ATGAGCGAGAAGAAGACCCTTTACGAGCGCCTTGGTGGTTACGACGCCATCACGGCGGTGGCGAATGATCTGCTGCCCCGGCTGCAGGCGGATCCGCAGCTCGGGCGCTTCTGGGCGCATCGCGGGGAAGACGGTGTGAAGCGGGAAAAGCAGCTCCTGATCGACTTCCTCTGCGCGAGCGCGGGCGGCCCGATGTACTACCGCGGCCGGGACATGGCGCTCACCCACCGAGGCATGCGCATCAGCGAGAGCGACTGGAACGTGTTCCTCGGTCATGCCGCTGCGACCCTGGCGAAGTTCCAGGTGCCTCAGGCCGAGCAGCGTGAGTTCGTCGCGTTCGTGCAGAGTCTCAAGAAGGACATCGTCGAATAG
- a CDS encoding SMP-30/gluconolactonase/LRE family protein — MRTIATGLQFPEGPIAMPDGSVLLVEIRRGTLSRVSPDGRITVVAECGGGPNGAAIGPDGACYVCNNGGFEWHDMSGIVVPGNQPADYIGGRIQRVDLATGKVTDLYTACDGRPLRGPNDLIFDRHGGFWFTDHGKMRERDRDRTGLFYARADGSLIREVVFPLDAPNGVGLSPDGAKVYVAETFTGRVWSWDVVGPGELTTAMGFGPGGGQLLCGLPGFQLFDSLAVEGAGNICVATLVNGGITVIAPHGEVLEHVPTGDPLTTNICFGGPDLRTAYVTCSGTGKLMVLEWPRPGLRLAYA, encoded by the coding sequence ATGCGAACCATCGCAACCGGGCTCCAGTTCCCCGAAGGGCCGATCGCCATGCCCGATGGCAGCGTGCTGCTCGTCGAGATCCGGCGCGGGACGCTCTCGCGTGTCTCACCCGACGGGCGCATCACCGTCGTCGCCGAGTGCGGTGGCGGGCCCAACGGCGCGGCGATCGGGCCGGACGGCGCTTGCTACGTCTGCAACAACGGCGGCTTCGAATGGCACGACATGAGCGGCATCGTCGTGCCAGGCAACCAGCCGGCGGATTACATCGGCGGTCGCATCCAGCGCGTCGACCTCGCCACGGGGAAGGTGACCGATCTCTACACCGCCTGCGATGGCCGGCCGCTTCGCGGCCCGAACGACCTGATCTTCGACCGCCACGGCGGCTTCTGGTTCACCGATCACGGGAAGATGCGCGAGCGCGACCGCGACCGGACGGGACTCTTCTACGCTCGCGCCGACGGGTCGCTCATCCGGGAGGTCGTCTTCCCGCTCGATGCGCCGAACGGCGTCGGGCTCTCGCCGGACGGCGCGAAGGTCTACGTCGCGGAGACGTTCACCGGGCGGGTGTGGAGCTGGGACGTGGTCGGGCCCGGCGAGCTCACGACGGCGATGGGGTTCGGTCCGGGCGGTGGCCAGCTCCTCTGCGGGCTCCCGGGCTTCCAGCTCTTCGACTCGCTCGCGGTCGAGGGCGCGGGGAACATCTGCGTCGCGACGCTGGTGAACGGCGGCATCACGGTGATCGCCCCGCACGGCGAGGTGCTCGAGCACGTTCCGACGGGCGATCCGCTGACGACGAACATCTGCTTCGGCGGGCCGGATCTCCGGACGGCCTACGTGACCTGCTCGGGGACAGGAAAGCTCATGGTGCTGGAATGGCCGCGGCCTGGGCTTCGGCTCGCGTACGCCTGA
- a CDS encoding cobalamin-independent methionine synthase II family protein, which yields MQRSERYILTTHAGSLPRPPGLVDMYVRLSRREPVDAAALAAAVEESTQQVVRRQLEAGVDVGNDGEQARESFFTYVQHRMSGFGGASDRQVMRDIVHYRSFLELKLPEFARPMVSLTTAPKAIGEVRYVDRVPLEQECAQYLRILAAEPRRFTESFMTAASPGIVAAAMLNEHYPRYADYVVAVADALRTEYEYIVSQGFVLQLDCPDLAMERHTSFADRPLEDFLAFVDVNVEAINRALAAIPPERVRLHVCWGNYEAPHVFDVPLEDILPRLYRARVGALVLSMANPRHAHEHRAFARHPLPAGMLLVAGVIDTTTNYVEHPEVVADRLERAAEAVGDPRRVLAGTDCGFATAAGLGEVAEEVVWEKLRALRAGADLATRRLLR from the coding sequence ATGCAGCGGAGCGAGAGGTACATCCTCACCACCCACGCCGGGAGTCTTCCGCGTCCGCCGGGGCTCGTCGACATGTACGTGCGACTGAGCCGCCGGGAGCCGGTCGACGCGGCGGCGCTCGCTGCGGCGGTGGAGGAGTCGACGCAGCAGGTCGTCCGCAGGCAGCTCGAGGCCGGCGTCGACGTCGGCAACGACGGCGAGCAGGCGCGCGAGAGCTTCTTCACCTACGTGCAGCACCGGATGAGCGGCTTCGGCGGGGCGAGCGACCGGCAGGTGATGCGGGACATCGTCCACTACCGGAGCTTCCTCGAGCTGAAGCTCCCGGAGTTCGCGCGGCCGATGGTGAGCCTCACGACGGCGCCCAAGGCGATCGGCGAGGTGCGCTACGTCGACCGCGTGCCCCTCGAGCAGGAGTGCGCCCAGTACCTCCGCATCCTCGCCGCCGAGCCGCGCCGCTTCACGGAGTCGTTCATGACCGCCGCGTCGCCGGGCATCGTCGCCGCGGCCATGTTGAACGAGCACTACCCGCGCTACGCGGACTACGTGGTCGCGGTCGCCGACGCGCTCCGGACCGAGTACGAGTACATCGTCTCGCAGGGCTTCGTCCTCCAGCTCGACTGCCCGGACCTGGCGATGGAGCGGCACACCTCGTTCGCCGACCGGCCGCTCGAGGACTTTCTCGCCTTCGTCGACGTGAACGTCGAGGCGATCAACCGGGCGCTCGCGGCGATCCCGCCCGAGCGCGTGCGCCTGCACGTCTGCTGGGGCAACTACGAGGCGCCGCACGTCTTCGACGTGCCGCTCGAGGACATCCTGCCGCGCCTCTACCGGGCGCGCGTCGGCGCACTCGTCCTCTCCATGGCCAACCCGCGCCATGCGCACGAGCACCGCGCCTTCGCGCGCCACCCGCTGCCTGCCGGCATGCTCCTGGTGGCCGGCGTGATCGACACGACGACGAACTACGTCGAGCATCCGGAGGTGGTGGCGGACCGGCTCGAGCGCGCCGCAGAGGCGGTGGGCGATCCGCGGCGCGTGCTGGCCGGGACCGACTGCGGCTTCGCGACGGCCGCCGGTCTCGGCGAGGTGGCCGAGGAGGTGGTGTGGGAGAAGCTTCGCGCGCTACGCGCGGGCGCCGACCTGGCGACGCGCCGGCTGCTCCGCTGA